The proteins below are encoded in one region of Hordeum vulgare subsp. vulgare chromosome 3H, MorexV3_pseudomolecules_assembly, whole genome shotgun sequence:
- the LOC123445733 gene encoding F-box/kelch-repeat protein At1g55270-like, translating into MQRRRLAEQEGESVSCYCRVDGGLKTVVNARKFVPGARLCMQPDVKPNKRKTRSSRKERCRTQAPLLPGLPDDLAISCLMRVSRAEHPNLRLVCRKWSRLLSGNYYYSLRKKFGMAEEWVYVFKRDRDQKLSWHAFDPVHQLWRSLPPVPPEYSEAVGFGCAVLSGCYLYLFGGKDPVRGSMRHVVFYNTRTNKWYRAPDMLRKRHLFGSCVINNCLYVAGGECEGIQRTLRSAEVYNPNRNRWSCISEMNTGMVPFTGVVYDGKWFLKGLDSHRQVVSEVYLPTSNTWSTTGNALVAGLRNPTIPFNGRLYSADCRDACKLRVYDGDIGLWTRFMDSRRHLGSSRAFEAVALVSLNGKICVIRNNMGMILVDVCDPTTVIEFESARLWETFARKGHQHRSLMANLWSAIAGRNLKAHIIHCQVLQV; encoded by the exons ATGCAGCGCCGCCGGCTCGCCGAGCAAGAG GGAGAGTCTGTCTCTTGTTACTGCCGGGTAGATGGAGGCCTTAAAACTGTCGTCAATGCTAGAAAGTTTGTCCCTGGTGCTAGGCTGTGCATGCAACCTGATGTCAAACCGAACAAGCGCAAAACAAGGAGCTCACGCAAGGAGAGGTGCCGAACTCAGGCGCCGCTTCTGCCTGGCCTTCCTGATGACCTGGCTATTTCATGTCTGATGCGGGTTTCTCGAGCCGAGCACCCTAATCTTCGTTTGGTCTGTAGAAAATGGAGCCGACTTTTATCTGGGAATTACTATTACTCGCTGCGGAAGAAATTTGGCATGGCAGAAGAATGGGTTTACGTCTTCAAAAGGGATCGTGATCAGAAACTATCTTGGCATGCCTTTGATCCAGTGCACCAGCTCTGGAGGTCGCTTCCTCCAGTTCCACCAGAGTATTCAGAAGCTGTGGGCTTTGGTTGCGCTGTTCTCAGTGGCTGCTATTTGTACTTATTTGGAGGCAAAGACCCAGTACGAGGGTCTATGAGGCATGTCGTGTTTTACAATACTCGGACAAACAAGTGGTACCGGGCTCCAGATATGCTACGGAAGCGGCACTTATTTGGCTCTTGTGTCATAAACAACTGCCTCTATGTTGCCGGTGGGGAGTGTGAAGGGATACAGAGAACTCTAAGATCTGCTGAGGTTTACAATCCGAACAGGAATAGATGGTCTTGCATCAGTGAAATGAACACAGGAATGGTGCCGTTCACTGGAGTTGTATATGATGGCAAATGGTTCCTAAAAGGACTTGATTCTCACCGCCAGGTTGTGAGCGAGGTCTATCTGCCAACATCCAACACGTGGTCAACCACTGGTAATGCACTGGTTGCAGGCTTGCGGAATCCAACCATTCCCTTTAATGGCCGTCTTTATTCAGCAGATTGCCGGGATGCCTGCAAGCTAAGAGTTTATGACGGGGATATAGGATTGTGGACAAGATTCATGGACAGCAGACGCCATCTGGGCAGTTCACGAGCTTTTGAAGCCGTGGCTTTGGTCTCACTAAATGGTAAGATCTGTGTTATCCGTAATAACATGGGCAtgatccttgttgatgtctgtgaCCCGACAACAGTTATTGAGTTTGAGAGTGCCCGCTTGTGGGAGACTTTTGCCCGGAAGGGCCACCAGCACAGGTCTTTGATGGCAAACTTGTGGTCAGCAATTGCAGGTCGTAATCTGAAGGCCCACATCATACATTGTCAAGTCCTCCAAGTTTGA